A stretch of Castanea sativa cultivar Marrone di Chiusa Pesio chromosome 2, ASM4071231v1 DNA encodes these proteins:
- the LOC142626404 gene encoding uncharacterized protein LOC142626404 isoform X1, with the protein MSLDDEEWEWDLSAEELDNLERDALLKFATKPPPPPTPPSQQQQQQPHSSHFNSNSHYSDRFPSNPIPSSYSSSNKVEQALPLSPGPRVLPSSVTSKPNFDEPLSKELPKASVKFFLHATGNIAAKFLYDQVLVAAFRKIPKASWNAKERLWIFPISSLSSAEKVLSEIPGYNVEVEDMDPLVHRAIAAASAVPDLRDRYDRMPSYIESKLLPFQRDGVRFVLQHGGRVLLADEMGLGKTLQAIAVSACIRDSWPVLILAPSSLRLHWASTIQQWLNIPPSDILVVLSQCGGSNRAGYTIVSSSTKGCIRLDGLFNIISYDVVPKLQNLLMASEFKVVIADESHFLKNAQAKRTTASLPVIKKAKYALLLSGTPALSRPIELFKQLEALYPDVYKNVHEYGNRYCKGGIFGIYQGASNHEELHNLIKATVMIRRLKKDVLTELPVKRRQQVFLELAEKDMKQINALFRELEVVKGKIKACQSKEEVDSLKFNQKNLINKIYTNSAEAKIPAVLDYLGTVIEAGCKFLIFAHHQPMIDSIYQFLLKKKVGCIRIDGGTPAASRQALVTDFQEKDATRAAVLSIKAGGVGLTLTAASTVIFAELSWTPGDLIQAEDRAHRIGQVSAVNIYYLLANDTVDDIIWDVVQSKLENLGQMLDGHEKTLEVSSSQTSSSPAKQKTLDSYMKRCSNMDDLEHQPKLKHPRH; encoded by the exons atgaGTTTGGATGATGAAGAGTGGGAGTGGGACTTGAGTGCGGAAGAACTCGATAATCTTGAAAGAGACGCTCTCTTGAAATTCGCCACTAaacccccaccaccaccaacaccgccgtcacaacaacaacaacagcaaccgCACTCTTCACATTTCAACAGCAATAGTCACTACTCTGATCGCTTCCCCTCCAACCCCAttccttcttcttattcttcttctaaCAAG GTTGAACAAGCTTTGCCTTTATCTCCTGGGCCCAGAGTATTACCCTCATCAGTCACATCCAAACCAAACTTTG ATGAACCTTTGTCAAAGGAACTACCTAAGGCATCTgtcaaattttttcttcatgCCACTGGAAACATTGCTGCTAAATTTTTATATGACCAG GTACTAGTAGCTGCTTTCCGcaaaatccccaaagcttcttGGAATGCAAAAGAAAg GTTGTGGATATTCCCGATATCTTCTTTATCGTCAGCAGAAAAAGTTCTTAGTGAGATACCTGGTTACAATGTTGAG GTGGAGGACATGGATCCTTTGGTGCATCGTGCTATTGCTGCTGCCTCTGCTGTTCCAGATCTTCGAG ACCGATATGACAGGATGCCTAGCTATATTGAATCTAAGCTTTTGCCTTTTCAGCGAGATGGTGTTAG GTTTGTGTTGCAGCATGGAGGGCGTGTTCTCCTAGCAGATGAAATGGGATTGGGAAAGACTTTGCAG GCTATTGCTGTAAGTGCATGCATCCGTGATTCATGGCCTGTTCTTATTCTTGCCCCATCTTCCTTACGACTGCATTGGGCTTCT ACAATTCAGCAATGGCTGAATATTCCTCCATCAGATATACTT GTTGTTCTGTCTCAATGTGGTGGTTCAAACAGAGCCGGATATACAATAGTGTCATCAAGTACCAAGGGCTGCATTCGTCTTGATGGCCTATTCAACATCATCTCCTATGATGTAGTCCCTAAGCTACAGAATCTACTTATGGCATCTGAGTTTAAG GTTGTGATTGCAGATGAATCACACTTTCTCAAAAATGCTCAAGCAAAGAGGACAACTGCTTCCCTTCCAGTCATAAAG AAAGCTAAATATGCACTATTACTTAGTGGAACTCCGGCTTTATCCCGACCAATTGAGCTATTCAAGCAG CTGGAAGCATTATATCCTGATGTATATAAGAATGTTCACGAATATGGTAATCGGTATTGCAAGGGT GGAATCTTTGGAATTTATCAAGGTGCAAGTAACCATGAAGAATTGCACAATTTGATCAAGGCAACTGTGATGATCCGCAGACTTAAAAAGGATGTTCTTACTGAGCTTCCTGTGAAGCGTAGACAACAG GTCTTCCTAGAATTGGCAGAAAAGGACATGAAACAAATCAACGCTTTATTCCGTGAG TTGGAGGTAGTAAAAGGCAAAATTAAGGCCTGCCAATCAAAAGAAGAGGTTGATTCACTCAAATTTAATCAGAAGAATCTTATTAACAAG ATATATACTAATTCTGCTGAAGCCAAGATTCCTGCAGTTCTAGATTACCTAGGAACTGTCATCGAG GCAGGATGTAAGTTCCTTATATTTGCACACCACCAGCCAATGATTGACTCAATTTATCAATTTCTTCTT AAGAAGAAAGTGGGTTGCATTCGTATTGATGGTGGTACTCCTGCAGCTTCAAGGCAAGCTTTGGTTACAGATTTTCAGGAGAAAGATGCTACTAGGGCAGCAGTA CTATCTATCAAAGCTGGAGGTGTTGGGTTAACTTTAACGGCTGCATCCACCGTTATTTTTGCAGAGTTGTCTTGGACTCCAGGTGATCTGATTCAAGCTGAAGATCGTGCTCATAGGATTGGTCAG GTGTCTGCTGTCAATATCTACTACCTGCTAGCAAATGACACAGTTGATGACATCATTTG
- the LOC142626404 gene encoding uncharacterized protein LOC142626404 isoform X2: protein MSLDDEEWEWDLSAEELDNLERDALLKFATKPPPPPTPPSQQQQQQPHSSHFNSNSHYSDRFPSNPIPSSYSSSNKVEQALPLSPGPRVLPSSVTSKPNFDEPLSKELPKASVKFFLHATGNIAAKFLYDQVLVAAFRKIPKASWNAKERLVGCGYSRYLLYRQQKKFLVRYLVTMLRWRTWILWCIVLLLLPLLFQIFERDGVRFVLQHGGRVLLADEMGLGKTLQAIAVSACIRDSWPVLILAPSSLRLHWASTIQQWLNIPPSDILVVLSQCGGSNRAGYTIVSSSTKGCIRLDGLFNIISYDVVPKLQNLLMASEFKVVIADESHFLKNAQAKRTTASLPVIKKAKYALLLSGTPALSRPIELFKQLEALYPDVYKNVHEYGNRYCKGGIFGIYQGASNHEELHNLIKATVMIRRLKKDVLTELPVKRRQQVFLELAEKDMKQINALFRELEVVKGKIKACQSKEEVDSLKFNQKNLINKIYTNSAEAKIPAVLDYLGTVIEAGCKFLIFAHHQPMIDSIYQFLLKKKVGCIRIDGGTPAASRQALVTDFQEKDATRAAVLSIKAGGVGLTLTAASTVIFAELSWTPGDLIQAEDRAHRIGQVSAVNIYYLLANDTVDDIIWDVVQSKLENLGQMLDGHEKTLEVSSSQTSSSPAKQKTLDSYMKRCSNMDDLEHQPKLKHPRH, encoded by the exons atgaGTTTGGATGATGAAGAGTGGGAGTGGGACTTGAGTGCGGAAGAACTCGATAATCTTGAAAGAGACGCTCTCTTGAAATTCGCCACTAaacccccaccaccaccaacaccgccgtcacaacaacaacaacagcaaccgCACTCTTCACATTTCAACAGCAATAGTCACTACTCTGATCGCTTCCCCTCCAACCCCAttccttcttcttattcttcttctaaCAAG GTTGAACAAGCTTTGCCTTTATCTCCTGGGCCCAGAGTATTACCCTCATCAGTCACATCCAAACCAAACTTTG ATGAACCTTTGTCAAAGGAACTACCTAAGGCATCTgtcaaattttttcttcatgCCACTGGAAACATTGCTGCTAAATTTTTATATGACCAG GTACTAGTAGCTGCTTTCCGcaaaatccccaaagcttcttGGAATGCAAAAGAAAg ACTTGTAGGTTGTGGATATTCCCGATATCTTCTTTATCGTCAGCAGAAAAAGTTCTTAGTGAGATACCTGGTTACAATGTTGAG GTGGAGGACATGGATCCTTTGGTGCATCGTGCTATTGCTGCTGCCTCTGCTGTTCCAGATCTTCGAG CGAGATGGTGTTAG GTTTGTGTTGCAGCATGGAGGGCGTGTTCTCCTAGCAGATGAAATGGGATTGGGAAAGACTTTGCAG GCTATTGCTGTAAGTGCATGCATCCGTGATTCATGGCCTGTTCTTATTCTTGCCCCATCTTCCTTACGACTGCATTGGGCTTCT ACAATTCAGCAATGGCTGAATATTCCTCCATCAGATATACTT GTTGTTCTGTCTCAATGTGGTGGTTCAAACAGAGCCGGATATACAATAGTGTCATCAAGTACCAAGGGCTGCATTCGTCTTGATGGCCTATTCAACATCATCTCCTATGATGTAGTCCCTAAGCTACAGAATCTACTTATGGCATCTGAGTTTAAG GTTGTGATTGCAGATGAATCACACTTTCTCAAAAATGCTCAAGCAAAGAGGACAACTGCTTCCCTTCCAGTCATAAAG AAAGCTAAATATGCACTATTACTTAGTGGAACTCCGGCTTTATCCCGACCAATTGAGCTATTCAAGCAG CTGGAAGCATTATATCCTGATGTATATAAGAATGTTCACGAATATGGTAATCGGTATTGCAAGGGT GGAATCTTTGGAATTTATCAAGGTGCAAGTAACCATGAAGAATTGCACAATTTGATCAAGGCAACTGTGATGATCCGCAGACTTAAAAAGGATGTTCTTACTGAGCTTCCTGTGAAGCGTAGACAACAG GTCTTCCTAGAATTGGCAGAAAAGGACATGAAACAAATCAACGCTTTATTCCGTGAG TTGGAGGTAGTAAAAGGCAAAATTAAGGCCTGCCAATCAAAAGAAGAGGTTGATTCACTCAAATTTAATCAGAAGAATCTTATTAACAAG ATATATACTAATTCTGCTGAAGCCAAGATTCCTGCAGTTCTAGATTACCTAGGAACTGTCATCGAG GCAGGATGTAAGTTCCTTATATTTGCACACCACCAGCCAATGATTGACTCAATTTATCAATTTCTTCTT AAGAAGAAAGTGGGTTGCATTCGTATTGATGGTGGTACTCCTGCAGCTTCAAGGCAAGCTTTGGTTACAGATTTTCAGGAGAAAGATGCTACTAGGGCAGCAGTA CTATCTATCAAAGCTGGAGGTGTTGGGTTAACTTTAACGGCTGCATCCACCGTTATTTTTGCAGAGTTGTCTTGGACTCCAGGTGATCTGATTCAAGCTGAAGATCGTGCTCATAGGATTGGTCAG GTGTCTGCTGTCAATATCTACTACCTGCTAGCAAATGACACAGTTGATGACATCATTTG